One Halolamina litorea genomic window carries:
- a CDS encoding sodium:solute symporter family transporter, which produces MAVIGTVGWAFILTLVVYFLIIFGIGVYGYLTTKDEDDFLVANREIGPAVGAATLSATQMSAGTFVGTIGIHYLTGVSFIYIWIGLWLGWLTSLVFVAPQMRRFGEITVPDFIAVRYGDDGAGGDRMRAFSALLIVVAYTVYISAQYTGAGLIFQSIFGVSNTVGMAIMVAIIIAYTAFGGMRASALSDFVQIIIMTVGAIIAIPVLLGNVGGISELELLLTSTNPALIGWAFTPLEVGTIALAFGFGMLGAPYEIVRIYSMRDEQTVRYAISTTLIFQILIATGVALIGMSMAVLYPQLTTPDLASVIMSIDVLGPILGALVIGAILSAMLSTVDSIMIVSAGAIAHDIYAELINPEASENRKLWANRLAVIFVGIVPFFLALYGEALGGLVQFIVLLQSAIIGATFSMPLLLGLHWDRINTPGTFIGMLLGFVTVLIWHFSVDGGVITGTLAQIDPVVPGVLMCLVGMVGGSYATSKPTKEALAPFFDV; this is translated from the coding sequence ATGGCGGTTATCGGCACCGTCGGGTGGGCGTTCATCCTCACCCTCGTAGTCTACTTCCTGATCATCTTCGGGATCGGGGTGTACGGCTACCTCACGACCAAAGACGAGGACGACTTCCTCGTCGCCAACCGTGAGATCGGTCCCGCCGTCGGGGCGGCGACGCTGTCAGCGACACAGATGAGTGCCGGGACGTTCGTCGGCACCATCGGGATCCACTACCTCACGGGCGTGAGCTTCATCTACATCTGGATCGGGCTCTGGCTCGGCTGGCTGACCTCGCTGGTGTTCGTCGCGCCGCAGATGCGACGCTTCGGCGAGATTACCGTCCCCGACTTCATCGCGGTTCGATACGGCGACGACGGCGCGGGCGGGGACCGCATGCGGGCGTTCTCGGCGCTGTTGATCGTCGTCGCCTACACGGTGTACATCAGCGCCCAGTACACCGGTGCCGGGCTGATCTTCCAGTCCATCTTCGGCGTCTCGAACACGGTGGGGATGGCGATCATGGTCGCCATCATCATCGCCTACACGGCCTTCGGCGGGATGCGCGCGAGCGCACTCTCGGACTTCGTGCAGATCATCATCATGACCGTCGGCGCGATCATCGCGATCCCGGTCCTGCTCGGCAACGTCGGCGGAATCAGCGAACTCGAACTCCTGCTGACCTCGACCAACCCCGCGCTGATCGGCTGGGCGTTCACGCCCCTCGAAGTCGGTACCATCGCGCTGGCGTTCGGCTTCGGGATGCTGGGCGCTCCCTACGAGATCGTCCGCATCTACTCGATGCGCGACGAGCAGACGGTCCGCTACGCGATCAGCACCACGCTGATCTTCCAGATCCTGATCGCCACGGGCGTCGCGCTGATCGGGATGAGCATGGCCGTCCTTTACCCGCAGCTCACCACGCCCGACCTGGCGAGCGTGATCATGAGCATCGACGTGCTGGGGCCGATCCTCGGCGCGCTCGTCATCGGCGCCATCCTGTCGGCGATGCTCTCGACGGTCGACTCGATCATGATCGTCTCGGCGGGCGCCATCGCCCACGACATCTACGCCGAACTGATCAACCCCGAAGCGAGCGAGAACCGCAAGCTCTGGGCCAACCGGCTCGCGGTGATCTTCGTCGGCATCGTGCCGTTCTTCCTCGCGCTCTACGGCGAGGCGCTCGGCGGGCTGGTGCAGTTCATCGTCCTGTTGCAGTCGGCGATCATCGGGGCGACGTTCTCGATGCCGCTGCTGCTGGGCTTGCACTGGGACCGCATCAACACCCCCGGGACGTTCATCGGGATGTTGCTGGGCTTCGTGACGGTCCTGATCTGGCACTTCTCGGTCGACGGCGGCGTCATCACCGGGACACTCGCCCAGATCGACCCGGTCGTGCCGGGCGTGCTGATGTGCCTAGTCGGGATGGTCGGCGGCTCCTACGCCACGTCCAAACCGACGAAGGAAGCGCTCGCACCGTTCTTCGACGTCTAA
- a CDS encoding zinc-binding dehydrogenase, with product MRTAHITQYGAPEDALDVVEVEDPEPGPDEVRVAVEAVSLNHLDVFARTGHPGDEGDFPKRSGCDIAGVVDTVGEAADDSWVGEEVVVYPGVSCGECEFCMAGEHTMCHDYEIIGEDRPGGLAEYVVVPEWCLEPKPESLDFVTAAAVPVTFTTAWRMIVTAGELRPAESALILGASGGVGNAAMKISERLGATVYATTSSDEKAAVVAEHADEVIDYTEVAFDEAVMDLTNGRGVDLVAEHVGQQTWQQSIDSLAMGGRMVVCGATSGPDPDIDIRSLYQHHRQIRGAPMGNRQDFRDVLSLVAAGELEPRIDRVLPLEEIAEGHAAIEDRDVIGKVVIQP from the coding sequence ATGCGAACTGCCCACATCACACAGTACGGTGCGCCCGAAGACGCCCTCGACGTGGTCGAGGTCGAGGACCCCGAACCCGGGCCGGACGAGGTCCGCGTCGCCGTCGAGGCGGTGTCGCTCAACCACCTGGACGTGTTCGCGCGCACTGGCCACCCCGGCGACGAAGGTGACTTCCCCAAACGCTCGGGCTGTGACATCGCCGGCGTCGTCGACACCGTCGGCGAGGCGGCCGACGACTCGTGGGTCGGCGAGGAGGTCGTCGTCTACCCCGGCGTCTCCTGTGGGGAGTGTGAGTTCTGTATGGCCGGTGAGCACACGATGTGCCACGACTACGAGATCATCGGCGAGGACCGCCCCGGCGGCCTCGCGGAGTACGTGGTCGTCCCCGAGTGGTGTCTCGAACCCAAGCCCGAGTCGCTCGATTTCGTCACGGCCGCGGCGGTCCCGGTGACGTTCACGACGGCGTGGCGGATGATCGTCACCGCCGGCGAACTCCGACCCGCGGAGTCGGCGCTGATCCTCGGCGCCAGCGGCGGCGTCGGCAACGCCGCGATGAAGATATCCGAGCGACTCGGCGCGACCGTCTACGCGACGACCTCCAGCGACGAGAAGGCGGCGGTCGTCGCCGAGCACGCCGACGAGGTGATCGACTACACCGAAGTCGCCTTCGACGAGGCGGTGATGGACCTCACCAACGGCCGCGGCGTCGACCTCGTCGCCGAGCACGTCGGCCAGCAGACGTGGCAGCAGTCGATCGACTCGCTGGCGATGGGCGGTCGGATGGTCGTCTGTGGCGCCACCTCCGGCCCCGACCCGGACATCGACATCCGCTCGCTCTACCAGCACCACCGCCAGATCCGGGGGGCGCCGATGGGGAACCGACAGGACTTCCGCGACGTGCTCTCGCTGGTCGCCGCGGGCGAACTCGAACCGCGCATCGACCGGGTGCTCCCCCTCGAGGAGATCGCCGAGGGTCACGCCGCCATCGAGGACCGGGACGTGATCGGGAAAGTAGTCATTCAGCCCTGA
- a CDS encoding aldehyde ferredoxin oxidoreductase family protein → MTDLGGFNDRVARVDLTAGETAYESIDDDDAHKYIGARGLGVKYVFDNGPDVEPLSEENLLAFMNGPLTGTQTPMSGRIAVVTKSPLTDTVTDSHHGGWSGARLKWAGFDGLLFEGKAEHPVYAVVEDGEVELRDASHIWGYGVHDTMDELDSEVEGEYGKNLSTMAIGPGGENQVRYACILNEDDRASGRGGTGAVMGSKNLKAIVIKASTDMPKPADRETFMTGHKAAMRAIQESDVTAPNEGGLSVYGTNVLMNLAEEMDGLPTRNGRFTSTSTEAENDPSEPNIDSEKVSGESVEQNILINDPTCHSCPVACKKEVEVDVQHKGQDLNVRMESYEYESAWALGPNSMNDDRDKIAMMMDRCNDYGIDTIDGGNMLAFAMEAAEKGYLEEFDETLEWGDVEEMVEMLGKVAHRETDLADVLAEGQKRAAETLDAHDCRLDVKGQSIAAYDPRGLKGMGIAYATSNRGGCHLRGYTPAAEILGIPEKVDPTEWRGKGELTATFQDLHAISDSFDICKFNAFAEGVEEYIDQYNGMTGRSVGEEELMQAGERVYNLERYYNNLAGFDGDDDSLPGRFVKGDEDAVPAGGGIEGELCELDAMKEEYYEHRGWVDGVVPDEKLAELDIEIGPGTGVSSGGAAPADD, encoded by the coding sequence ATGACTGACCTCGGAGGATTCAACGACCGCGTCGCGCGGGTGGACCTGACCGCCGGCGAGACCGCTTACGAGAGCATCGACGACGACGACGCGCACAAGTACATCGGCGCGCGCGGCCTCGGCGTGAAGTACGTGTTCGACAACGGGCCGGACGTGGAGCCGCTGAGCGAGGAGAACCTCCTCGCGTTCATGAACGGGCCGCTGACCGGGACCCAGACACCAATGAGCGGCCGCATCGCCGTCGTCACGAAGTCACCGCTGACCGACACGGTGACCGACTCTCACCACGGCGGCTGGAGCGGCGCCCGGCTGAAGTGGGCAGGCTTCGACGGCCTGCTGTTCGAGGGGAAGGCCGAACACCCCGTCTACGCCGTCGTCGAGGACGGCGAGGTCGAACTCCGGGACGCGAGCCACATCTGGGGCTACGGCGTCCACGACACGATGGACGAACTGGACAGCGAGGTGGAGGGCGAGTACGGGAAGAACCTCTCGACGATGGCCATCGGCCCCGGCGGCGAGAACCAGGTCCGCTACGCCTGCATCCTCAACGAGGACGACCGGGCCTCGGGCCGCGGCGGCACGGGCGCAGTGATGGGGTCGAAGAACCTCAAGGCAATCGTGATCAAGGCGAGCACGGACATGCCCAAGCCCGCCGACCGCGAGACGTTCATGACGGGCCACAAGGCCGCGATGCGGGCGATCCAGGAGTCCGACGTGACCGCTCCCAACGAGGGCGGCCTCTCGGTGTACGGGACGAACGTCCTGATGAACCTCGCCGAGGAGATGGACGGCCTGCCCACACGGAACGGCCGCTTCACGTCGACGAGCACCGAGGCCGAGAACGACCCGAGCGAGCCGAACATCGACTCCGAGAAGGTCTCGGGCGAGAGCGTCGAGCAGAACATCCTGATCAACGACCCGACCTGTCACTCCTGCCCGGTCGCCTGTAAGAAGGAAGTCGAGGTCGACGTCCAGCACAAGGGCCAGGACCTGAACGTCCGGATGGAGTCCTACGAGTACGAGTCGGCGTGGGCGCTCGGCCCGAACTCGATGAACGACGACCGGGACAAGATCGCGATGATGATGGATCGCTGTAACGACTACGGCATCGACACCATCGACGGCGGGAACATGCTCGCGTTCGCGATGGAGGCCGCCGAGAAGGGCTACCTCGAGGAGTTCGACGAGACCCTCGAGTGGGGCGACGTCGAGGAGATGGTCGAGATGCTCGGGAAGGTCGCCCACCGCGAGACCGACCTCGCGGACGTGCTCGCGGAGGGCCAGAAACGGGCCGCCGAGACCCTCGACGCCCACGACTGCCGCCTCGACGTGAAGGGCCAGTCCATCGCCGCCTACGACCCACGCGGACTGAAGGGGATGGGCATCGCCTACGCCACCTCCAACCGCGGCGGCTGCCACCTCCGCGGGTACACCCCGGCCGCGGAGATTCTCGGGATCCCCGAGAAGGTCGACCCCACCGAGTGGCGAGGGAAGGGCGAACTCACGGCGACGTTCCAGGACCTCCACGCCATCTCTGACTCCTTCGACATCTGCAAGTTCAACGCGTTCGCGGAAGGCGTCGAGGAGTACATCGACCAGTACAACGGCATGACCGGCCGCTCGGTCGGCGAGGAGGAGTTGATGCAGGCCGGCGAGCGCGTCTACAACCTCGAACGCTACTACAACAACCTCGCCGGCTTCGACGGCGACGACGACTCGCTGCCGGGGCGGTTCGTGAAGGGCGACGAGGACGCGGTCCCGGCCGGCGGCGGGATCGAGGGCGAACTCTGTGAACTCGACGCCATGAAGGAGGAGTACTACGAGCACCGCGGCTGGGTCGACGGCGTCGTCCCCGACGAGAAACTCGCCGAACTCGATATCGAGATCGGACCGGGGACGGGCGTCTCCTCGGGCGGCGCGGCACCGGCCGACGACTGA